Genomic window (Amaranthus tricolor cultivar Red isolate AtriRed21 chromosome 7, ASM2621246v1, whole genome shotgun sequence):
GAGGATATGCTCTAGAAAACAACATAATAGAAAAGTTGATCATACCAGCTGCCACTGCATTGCAATGGAAATCAAATGAGAACTTTATGAACCAAATATCACAGTCGGGAACAGGATATTTTTGAAGAATGTCAACTGAACCCTACAAGATTTTGAGCACAACATATTAGTTTCTATTAACCCAAACGTCAAACTCAAATCCACTAGGAAAAAAACATGCATCAAATTTCatggtaaaaaaaaagatattctACATGATAGGCACGAACTTTTGCAAAAGGCCAATGGTAgcatcttaaaaaaaattccaccaAATAGCATTATACTTTTGGaatttcacaacttaacttATAATCTAACGTTTTTTGGAAATTAATACTACGACAGCttaaattccaaaagtacaatgctatGTTATGGAATTTTAAGGAAAgaaggttattttattttaatgaaaaaagacACGAGTAAAAGCGAAATTTCATAACTTAACACATTATCTAACGTTTTTTGGGCATTAATGTTACGGCAGCttaaattccaaaagtacaatagtattttgtggaatgtttttaaagatttgctACCACTGGCTTTTTGCAAAAGTTTGTGCCCATCATATCGAATATCcctagaaaaaaattaaagtaaattaaGGAGAACCACACCAAAAGAACACATATACTCACCTCTCCCGGAGATTGTTCCTTCATAATTGGTTCCCACAGTACAATCTCATTGTCAACACTCTGATGATACATACAAACAAAAAATGAGTAGTGCTCCAACAAACATGTAAGAATCAACAAAGACTAAAAAGACCATTTACCTTAGAAAGAACAAAATCACCAAGCCACCTTGTACAATCAACATAGTTTGTATGAATTGCAGCAAGGAAGATCTGGAATGATAAACACATATTAAACAAGGCTGAAAGTATCAAAAATTGATGGGATATGCAGCAAGCTAAGAAACACCCAGATAGAGTAAGGTAGGATGTGGGAGAATCGGCAGAGCAAGAGTGACATTTTCTACTTACAGGAAATTGTACATATTTTGTAGGGAACTTTGACGGGAGATCAGTCCATGTgaaagatttttccacatatgTCCAAAACTCTGcaacaaattacaaaaatgtAGATTGAAACCTAAACATAAGTGTCttggaatgaaaaaaaaaattaaaaaaaaaaagaaaaagaagaatgtATGATCATATAACCAAAGATATCTTTGGTAGTATAATATCGCATTAATGCTGCAAAAAAAAAGCCTGAGATGACAAAGCATAATTGTGTTTTTGAAACTCAACATCGTCATAAAACCAAGAAGCCAGCATATATTTGATGCTCATAAACTTAAATGAATCACCATGTTAATATTTCGTACATATTAGTTTACCACTAAGCATAACAAACCGTTTCGATTGGCaaacacaaataaaaattatgaacaaGATATATGATCTCAGTTGACTCATAAAAAAAGGAAAGTTTATGATGTTTAATaaatggctcccacctaggcaaAGTTTGAGGAGGTTTGATACATGCAAAGTTACCCTTGCTAGCGATAAAGATATGTTATTTTGGATAGACTCTTCGTACAAAAAATCATTTACAACTTCACGTAAATATGAAGTGCACATGTCATGTACAGACAATGTCAAGAGAAAAAGAAATATACCCTTCATTGACCAGATTTTTATAGTGTTGTCCATTCCACAACTTGCAATGCGATATATATCCGAAGGATGGAAATCCTAAGTAATCAAAAGAAAGAAAGTATCATTGTTTCATGGGAGTAACCAAAAAATTACCAAAAGAAAGGGGTATACATGTAGATCGTAGAAGAACAGTCCACATCATGTTAAGTACTCACCACACTAAGGACTTCATTACGGTGACCACCAGCTCCAGCAAATATCAAAATGCATATTCCAGTATGAACATTCCAAAGACGAACTGATTCATCCTGATTCACTAATACTATATGTAATAAGAATCACGcaagtttaaaaatatttacaaatatTCACTTCACTCACTTTGCTAGCTGATACTATAAGTGATGGCTTAAGGGACTGAGTCTTGATTTCATTTATTGAGTCTCCATGGCCAACATAACTCTGTAATCATTCAAGTCAGACATCAAAATAAAatgcacaaattcttaaatgagacggtctcatggtgagactatCTCTATTAAGCTGGCCCATGTACATTTAGTGTGTTAATGTGATCACATacaaattttaaagtgattaattagtgtaataggctaattatatgggcccgtctcattatgagacggtctcataatgagcTCGCCAAATAAAACTGAATACCCGTTGGGATAAACACAATGCACCTCAACACAAAGTAAAAGAAAGCGATGCCAAGACATATATACAAGAAAGCATGTTTACAAACTTGAATATGAAAAACCAAATCCTAGCACACAACAGTTCACGGTGAAGATTACGGGTCAAGTACATAGACTACTAACTCAAAAGCTCAAATTACATTACAAATACCTTGTTTATCTTTTCATTTGCAACATCTATTACACGTATTACACCATTACTACCTCCAGCCACCAATAAAGGAGTACGATCAACATCACTAGCCCAGCTAACAGTATAGAAAGACTCCTCCTTCTGAtccataaaacaaacaaattgagattcaaacaacataaataacaaaataacaaaagtGAGAAGCAAGCTATTCCAGTTAAGCAGAAAAGCACAACGGTTCTTACATCCTCGTCAACATAGGACTGAAGAACAGCAATTGTACCACCTTCAAGGCATCTATAAACAGTCACCTAGAGAAGTAAATGTATTAGATATTCATTAAAAGTCTCTTTTTGATGATCAATCATCAAAATAAGAATTAtcaatcattaaaattttaatatccaATCAGGATCTAGCAAAATGATATTCTTCCACATGAAAAAACTGATTATTTGATGATCATACTATACACCCAATTAGAAAACTCTCTTTTTGTGCTGATTAAATGCAGTACTAAAATAAAGATCCCTACATAGGACTATCAACAGTACACAAGTTCAATAACTAGTTACAccatttttgtaaagaaaatgaagTGCTAAAGAGCATCATCAACGACATTCCAACATTCCAACATTCCAATACTCCGATGCCACTTGTGAGGGTTTTAAGGATcatcaaaattacaaaatcCAATCAGGATCTAGCTTAATGTCTATTATTCCCATTATCCCCAACCTAAAAAACCTCTTTCCCACACAAATTTGCATAATTGATGATTGTACTCAATTCCCAAATTGAAATGTCAATAGTGAGTCACATTTAAGCTTCAAAATTGACAATAATTGAAAGTTATGCTTTTTGAACTACAAAGATATAATCAAACAGAAGAAAATACATTTATATAATTTGAAAACCTTCCTCCCCAACGTAAAAAGTAAAACCCTATTTCCCaacaaaaatgaaagaaattcaCAGCAAAATCCAGAATTTTAACTGATTAATTAAAGCCCAAATTTGAACCAAcagaaaaattaaacaaaatcatgTAAGTTTGGGTAAAGGGTACAAAATTAAAAGGAAGAAAGTAGTAATACCCTGTGACCACCTACGGTGGCGAAGACATGGTAGAAACGGGAATCAAGGAAGTTGAAAACGACGGCGTAAATAGGGCGTTTGCCTTCTTGAAGCCtgtttgttactttgtattCTTTCTTTCTTGGTGTGTTGAGAGATCCCACTGGTACACACCCTACTCCTATTTTAGCCATGTCTTCCAAGTTCAATTCCTACAATTGTTTCAATGTTTTTTTACCTTCTATCCTTCTTATTATTAGGcttgtttaaaaaaattagaattattatacCCGACTCATTGGCTCACAATATAAATATTTGGttatttgtttcaaaaaattgtaacttGTGGGGCCACGTTATCGgccactaaaaaaaatataaagggGTATCCGTTGACCAGATTTAAAAGacacaaatatgtttttagggtttttcacATTTCAAATGGCAGTTTCTTGCAATATTTCATTTGGACTTTCAGTTTTCTACGCCGTTTTCTTATCTTCTACTTCTAATTCTCTCTTCCCTCTTCCTGGCTTCTCTTCTTCATTGCTATAACTTACCCGAATTGATTGGGCCGGGACACGGGCCGTTAAAAGGGTTCCTGACTTACAGGATACTCGCTAATAAACACCCCTACTTTTTATATTCCACCTTCGACATTTTTCTACGCAATAGGTCACGAGTTATAGGTGATATGTTGTAACTTACAAGTATTTACTCGTAAGTATTAGTAGCTTGTCCCGTATGAAACTATCTTATTATAAGACGAGCttataaaattaacttatttCTAGAATTGTTTATTTTAGAATGTTAAGTGATTATATAACATACTAATTATAATAAGTGAGTCCAACCCAATAAAAATCATATCACCACAAAATcgtcttatttaaaaatttgtgtttgatTAAATATCTCactttgcaattttttttttctgtatttATATCTTAAGGAAatccaattatttacaaaattgtatctaaattatcaagttttttttagtgttaTTATCTTTTCTAAAGGAAAAACTTTATTTACCCATGTATTTAAGCTCCTCATGTGAACCCTTCtcctttttttcttaaaattaaaattaatgcattattatatgatacattcAATTAGAATTGAAAGGATTAACACTTAAGGCACTCTTACCCTTTCCCCAACTTCATCAACAAAGAGCTAGTCTATATTTTTTCtccatttactttttacatattttgtaaattttaaattttgatattttaatacatattaaaaattataaaaattgtttATGTATTGGTGACACTAATATCGAAGGGCATATGAAAAGGTTGATGGAAATAATATGGCAAAAAGAGGGAGGCACAAAATAAAAGAGTAAATAGTACTACTCTATCCCTTATAGATTGAATCAAAGAGAAAtcgatattttttaaaaaaaaagcggataatggtaataaataaaaagataaataaattatatagatgaaattaaaaaagaattaaaatatatatatgagattaaaagaaagtagtaGGTCATTGTCCATAAATAGAAACAATGCATAGTAAgtaaaacagaccaaaatagtaaatattgTAAATTCAATGGGACGAAGGGTATAACATACCATTGTTGGTGCTCTTAACTCTTAAGAGCCCTCCCAACTCTTTTACAAGCCCCATTTGATGACCCATTTCTAAAGTTGCAATGTTTTGGTTACCATTATACCCTCCTCAAATGGTTAACAAAAAATATCAACATTGTGAATGCTATATTTTTAGTTATCATCGTGAGAGAAACTTTTCGATAAGACTATTTaaagtattttatatttttataatttatgtatAAAACACATCTCTTGATGAAACCATTTCATtcttatacaacaatttgtgacaattttttataattttaaaaaacaatgctaataaATAtgctctaaaataaaatcaccaAATAGCAATAAAAAACCATCCATAAAGTACATTATAAACGAGTTTAATAACAATTTTCTAAAATACCAAATGATATCATGTTCCGATCACACTCACACACCAATCAATGAAAAGTcgattaaaatcaaaatcaccaagtgtgaattaaaaaaaatacccaaaataCCCATCACCCCTAAAACACCCTTCCCAATCCCATTCTTCCTAGAACTAGAACTAAGCACAATCCCCTTATTATCATTCCCTTTGACCAAAACACCCTCATCGTTGACTTTGAAGTCAACTCCTACAACAAAACGATGTCGTTTACTCTTCCACAATGTGCCTTTGCACCTTATCGCAGTAGCCATCTCTACCCTAAAAGCGACATTGGAAGTCGTTGTAGTAGCAGTAGAAGTAATATTCCCTAAACGATGTGTAGCCTTGGAACGACCTTGATAAAAGGGGCTAAAAGTGGTATTTCCAATGGGTAAATTAATACCATTAAGATTAGATTTATAAAAGAAAGTAAGATTAAGAGCATCATAATATATTCCTTTGTtgaaatttctatttttgagcTTTAAATCATAGTGAATAGTGTTGTTTAGAGGGCTTGAAATGGAGATCTTAGTGGTTGTTTGGTTGGATTTTAAGGGTAAAAGAAGTTTAAATTCTTGAATGGAACATTTGGGAGATTTTGAACTAAAGACAAACCATAAGAAGAATATAGTTGTGCCTAATGATATACAAGTAGAACATAAACCTTTTTCTGTCCTTCTTGGCATTTGTTTCAAGAATGAtttagaagagaaaagaaaggaaggagGTAGGCAAGAAAGCAAATGGTTTGGTATTGAATCTTGTTTTAGAgaataataaatagtgtcaacTTAGTGGACTAAGGGTTTCTATGTGtcccttatttttttaaaaattacttttaattttgatgttattatGAATTATAAGTTAAAAACTCTTTATCTTATTGTAAAGTTTGATAATATCTATTTTTATGTTAAGAGATACTGTAACATTTAAGTACGTGTAAATATGTATTTTAAAGATTGAAATAATgcttaaaaattttcatatatatatgaggaaagaaaaattttatactttatataattgataaaaattgaatacttatttttaatctaaaagttaaaatatagtcaaatgaatttatttttttaattttaatgtgaaaagtgtaaaaaataaaatgagacaCATGTATATTTAGGTGGGGTTGATGTgttacttttcttttttatgtcAAGTATGAAATGCgttaaagaaaaaaagtatttgttttgtaataaaaaaagacTCAGAAAGTGTCACTTTAGTGAATTGTATGAAGTTTATAGCTTGTCCAACATTGGAAAGTTCAAATGAGCTGAAGAAATAGATCGGAAAGTTCATCATTTTTAAGTGGTGATTTAAATATAAGGTTGCAAATAGAGATTTGGGTAGACTCTCAACATAAATTACGCATGAGAAagatatttttttgtcttttgatattgttattgataaTAACAATTCTTCTTATAACAAACATGTAACTATTAGTAACAAtcttaaaaagataaaatatttaaaaaatagccaaaaattataaatttatctaATAGAGAGAATGAAAGAAAGATCTAATTATTGAATATTATGATTAAGGTTTTTTTATCGgatcaaattgattttaactCAAGTGTCTATTTCTACAATTTTAACCAGTTTGACACCTTTTAAATGCAACTATTTAATTTTGTGAACAATTTTATCAAAAGAgttgtaaatattaaaaaaaaaataaaaattgttagaTGAGGTGGTTTAACTATGAGATGCGACTTTTACATAAATTAAATAGCACAACTATTACAAGTTATTATGAGCTCTGagttactcttgtgagagattgTTTCTAGATGAGACgagcttaaaataaaaaaattatatgctaataattatattaattgagtTATTAAACCGATAAATAAAATGTGTCTCATCGAAAATTCGTCTCATATAAgtagttttgtttttgttttcactCATAGTTTTAACCGATGAAATAcacttatagttttaaagtggtCATTTTATAACCTTAAACGATCACCTTAgcgatcacttacaatcttaggGAGTATTTGAAATGGGAACATAAAAtgtaatgaaaagataaatgataaagaggagtaAGGGTATGCATATGGGTCGTAGTTATAtgttatttggtataaaaataTAAGGGAAGCACTTACTTGATCGTAGAAAGAGAATTTGGTACTTGACATAATTGAGTGGTAACAAAATAAGGTATCCATTACCCTTAAGAAAGGGATTGGGTTAACCTAATATTGTACCAAACAAAAAATGTGGAGCAATGGTAATTGAATCCCTTACTTGatattaaaaagttcataccaaAAACCTCCTTAAAGTGACAAATTATAACCTTATATTAATTGctaatcaaaaaataagataattgtATGAGTTCGTCTTATAATGTGAGGATTTCATATAGTACTTGCTGAAAAATTTAAACTAGCTTGCCAACTGGCCATGTGGATTGGTTcaatatgtataaaaattaaatttcaaattccaaataatcaacaataaataaggtaaaattttgatttaagtACGACCAAATGGattgattttcaaaaaacaTTTCCTATCCTTTTTACTAGTTCACCATTTGTAGCTTTCTTAGACAAAAATGCAAATATCAATATGTCATAATACATTGTATATGCAAATATCAAAATACAAAGCAAATAGAACTTATATTCGAtcttcaaaattataaaaaattaattaatattataaaaccatacatacaaaaatatacaataaaaaaataagttttcaatttaattaactttaaagttaatattataaaaatatacattaaaatgaCAATATACAATAACAAAACATCGTTTCAATTtgattaactcattaaaacTGAATAAAAACATCCATGTAAATGAAAATAACATACTTTAAATTAATCGAATTTTGGTATGAGATGATCTCACCGTAAGACACGCCTTATACATGATTTAAATAGCTCAAAAACACCAATAATTaagatataatttattttaaa
Coding sequences:
- the LOC130818299 gene encoding polycomb group protein FIE1 isoform X1 is translated as MAKIGVGCVPVGSLNTPRKKEYKVTNRLQEGKRPIYAVVFNFLDSRFYHVFATVGGHRVTVYRCLEGGTIAVLQSYVDEDKEESFYTVSWASDVDRTPLLVAGGSNGVIRVIDVANEKINKSYVGHGDSINEIKTQSLKPSLIVSASKDESVRLWNVHTGICILIFAGAGGHRNEVLSVDFHPSDIYRIASCGMDNTIKIWSMKEFWTYVEKSFTWTDLPSKFPTKYVQFPIFLAAIHTNYVDCTRWLGDFVLSKSVDNEIVLWEPIMKEQSPGEGSVDILQKYPVPDCDIWFIKFSFDFHCNAVAAGNREGRIYVWELQSCPPVLISKLSHPQSKSPIRQTAMSFDGSTILACCEDGTIWRWDVISSC
- the LOC130818299 gene encoding polycomb group protein FIE1 isoform X2 — protein: MAKIGVGCVPVGSLNTPRKKEYKVTNRLQEGKRPIYAVVFNFLDSRFYHVFATVGGHRVTVYRCLEGGTIAVLQSYVDEDKEESFYTVSWASDVDRTPLLVAGGSNGVIRVIDVANEKINKDESVRLWNVHTGICILIFAGAGGHRNEVLSVDFHPSDIYRIASCGMDNTIKIWSMKEFWTYVEKSFTWTDLPSKFPTKYVQFPIFLAAIHTNYVDCTRWLGDFVLSKSVDNEIVLWEPIMKEQSPGEGSVDILQKYPVPDCDIWFIKFSFDFHCNAVAAGNREGRIYVWELQSCPPVLISKLSHPQSKSPIRQTAMSFDGSTILACCEDGTIWRWDVISSC
- the LOC130818318 gene encoding protein NDR1-like, with product MPRRTEKGLCSTCISLGTTIFFLWFVFSSKSPKCSIQEFKLLLPLKSNQTTTKISISSPLNNTIHYDLKLKNRNFNKGIYYDALNLTFFYKSNLNGINLPIGNTTFSPFYQGRSKATHRLGNITSTATTTTSNVAFRVEMATAIRCKGTLWKSKRHRFVVGVDFKVNDEGVLVKGNDNKGIVLSSSSRKNGIGKGVLGVMGILGIFFNSHLVILILIDFSLIGV